A single window of Thermococcus sp. DNA harbors:
- a CDS encoding energy-coupling factor transporter transmembrane protein EcfT has protein sequence MYLPFIFLYAIGVVTRKNPTELVYFALLFLVVTLIMRPEKSVFKKLGFLLGFEGLLFVMALFNPGRPLLETPLGPITHEGVYSFFTLLGKAFLSAGTAVVVTSTVGFSRILAEMEALRFPRILTLTLAFTYRYLDLFADEAVRMKRALDSRAFGVGRREYYRKLGSLIGEVFVRAYLRNGRIYRAMLSRGFGEFPSLEEPRPNVQTAMLALLALGGLLV, from the coding sequence GTGTACCTGCCCTTCATTTTCCTTTATGCAATCGGAGTCGTGACGAGAAAGAACCCCACCGAGTTAGTCTACTTTGCGCTCCTTTTCCTTGTGGTCACCCTCATTATGAGGCCGGAGAAGAGCGTTTTCAAAAAGCTCGGCTTTCTCCTCGGCTTCGAGGGCCTGCTGTTCGTTATGGCTCTGTTTAACCCGGGTAGGCCGCTCCTGGAGACGCCCCTCGGCCCGATAACCCACGAGGGAGTGTACTCGTTCTTCACCCTCCTCGGAAAGGCTTTCCTCTCCGCCGGAACGGCCGTGGTCGTGACCAGCACGGTGGGATTCTCCAGGATACTAGCCGAGATGGAGGCGCTGAGGTTTCCCCGGATACTCACCTTAACGCTGGCCTTCACCTACCGCTACCTTGACCTCTTTGCGGACGAGGCTGTTAGGATGAAGCGCGCCCTGGACTCGAGGGCCTTTGGCGTGGGGAGGAGGGAGTACTACAGAAAGCTCGGCTCCCTTATAGGCGAGGTTTTCGTCAGGGCATACCTCAGGAACGGGAGGATATACAGGGCCATGCTCTCCAGGGGCTTCGGGGAGTTTCCCAGCCTGGAAGAGCCGAGACCCAACGTCCAGACGGCGATGCTGGCCCTGCTCGCACTGGGGGGTCTGCTGGTATGA
- a CDS encoding energy-coupling factor ABC transporter permease produces the protein MHIPDGLLSTPVIVVTYAITIAGIAYAAKKLRNFPEEKIPLLGLFAAGIFAAQMVNFPIIGGVSGHLLGATLVAIMLGPYAAVIVMTAVLLIQTLLFGDGGITAIGANILNMGLIGAFIGYGVYTKLKGINETLAMGFAAWLSVVLGATLAAVEIGLSHSLPFLKVLTLMAGYHSIIGIGEAILTVLIVYAVSAKLPSIEGVPA, from the coding sequence TTGCACATACCAGATGGACTGCTGAGCACGCCGGTGATAGTGGTTACCTACGCGATAACGATAGCCGGAATAGCCTACGCGGCCAAAAAGCTCAGGAACTTCCCGGAGGAGAAGATACCCCTCCTCGGACTCTTCGCGGCAGGAATCTTCGCGGCGCAGATGGTCAACTTCCCGATAATAGGGGGAGTCAGCGGCCACCTTCTCGGGGCGACGCTGGTTGCCATAATGCTCGGGCCCTACGCGGCAGTGATAGTCATGACAGCGGTTCTGCTGATACAGACGCTCCTCTTCGGTGACGGTGGAATAACAGCAATAGGTGCCAACATCCTCAACATGGGGCTGATCGGGGCCTTCATAGGCTACGGAGTCTACACAAAGCTCAAGGGCATCAACGAGACCCTCGCGATGGGCTTTGCCGCATGGCTCTCAGTCGTCCTCGGGGCGACCCTGGCGGCGGTTGAGATAGGCCTCAGCCACAGCCTCCCGTTCCTCAAGGTGCTCACCCTGATGGCCGGCTACCACTCGATAATCGGAATCGGTGAGGCGATACTCACCGTCCTGATAGTCTACGCCGTAAGTGCAAAGCTTCCATCCATTGAGGGGGTGCCTGCATGA
- a CDS encoding permease, whose protein sequence is MKKMSKEQQKKGLVKDMLFLGITLAIAVVLLLMFPEKREPVISSSKGFFIEMILILPAVMVLMGLFAVFVPNDVIVKYLGRSSGIKGIFLAILMGAFPTGPLYVAFPIAATLLKKGARISNIIVFLSAWACIKIPQELVELQFLGLKFMITRLILTVVFVIIMGIVIEQIVLWSEKTEGQGQAS, encoded by the coding sequence ATGAAAAAGATGTCGAAAGAACAACAGAAAAAGGGACTCGTAAAAGATATGCTCTTTTTGGGGATTACATTGGCGATTGCGGTGGTTTTGCTGTTGATGTTTCCCGAAAAGAGGGAACCCGTGATTTCGTCTTCGAAGGGGTTCTTTATAGAAATGATTCTGATACTGCCCGCCGTGATGGTATTGATGGGGCTTTTTGCGGTGTTTGTTCCAAATGATGTCATCGTGAAGTATTTGGGAAGAAGTTCTGGAATAAAAGGTATATTCCTTGCTATACTTATGGGAGCATTTCCTACGGGTCCCCTTTACGTGGCTTTTCCCATAGCCGCAACTTTACTTAAAAAAGGCGCCCGTATCTCTAACATTATCGTCTTTCTTTCAGCATGGGCATGTATCAAGATTCCCCAAGAGCTGGTGGAGCTCCAATTCCTTGGATTGAAATTCATGATAACGAGACTCATTTTAACTGTAGTCTTTGTGATTATCATGGGAATAGTGATAGAACAAATAGTTTTGTGGAGCGAAAAGACCGAGGGACAGGGACAGGCTTCATAA
- a CDS encoding energy-coupling factor ABC transporter ATP-binding protein, which yields MIELKDVYFSYSGREVLRGITLTIKRGESFGLLGPNGAGKSTLMLHLNGILRPKKGRVIVDGLDPAKNPREVRRKVGIVFQDPNDQLFSPTVFEDVAFGPYNLGLRGEELRERVLWALERVGMLEYAERETRELSFGEKKRIAIATVLAMEPEVIAFDEPFANLDFRGKRIMRELIIELMAEGKTVILASHEADYLALCDRIALMDGGRIVTVGTPEEILGDPDLLREHNLDVPPLIELFLSLNLGVPKNLEDAKEKIANLLALSAQKPKKG from the coding sequence ATGATAGAGCTGAAAGACGTTTACTTCTCATACTCAGGCAGGGAGGTGCTCAGGGGGATAACCCTCACGATTAAGAGGGGAGAGTCCTTCGGTCTCCTCGGGCCCAATGGTGCAGGAAAGAGCACCCTCATGCTCCACCTCAACGGGATACTCAGGCCAAAGAAGGGCAGAGTCATTGTGGACGGCCTTGACCCGGCAAAAAACCCGAGGGAAGTTCGGAGAAAGGTCGGGATAGTCTTTCAGGACCCCAACGACCAGCTCTTCTCTCCGACGGTGTTTGAGGATGTGGCATTCGGCCCCTACAACCTGGGTCTGCGCGGCGAGGAGCTGAGGGAGCGCGTTCTGTGGGCGCTTGAAAGGGTGGGGATGCTCGAATACGCAGAGAGGGAAACCAGGGAGCTTAGCTTCGGTGAGAAGAAGAGGATAGCGATAGCCACGGTTCTGGCAATGGAGCCGGAGGTGATAGCCTTCGACGAGCCCTTCGCCAACCTCGACTTCAGGGGCAAGAGGATAATGAGGGAACTGATAATCGAGCTGATGGCCGAGGGGAAGACGGTGATACTGGCCTCCCACGAGGCGGACTACCTGGCCCTGTGCGACAGGATAGCCCTGATGGATGGGGGGAGAATAGTCACCGTCGGAACGCCCGAGGAGATACTCGGAGACCCTGACCTTCTGAGGGAGCACAACCTCGACGTTCCTCCCCTCATTGAGCTGTTTCTCAGCTTAAACTTGGGCGTACCAAAGAACCTGGAAGATGCCAAGGAAAAAATAGCTAATCTGTTGGCTCTTTCAGCTCAAAAGCCTAAGAAGGGGTAG
- a CDS encoding PDGLE domain-containing protein — protein sequence MRTVFKGLIIIAVVLAIVLPLASSNPDGLEATMEKVGLEENPIYHAPLDYGETWGQSVVMGLLGITLAFGVGYGLAKLAKGA from the coding sequence ATGAGGACGGTTTTCAAGGGCTTGATAATTATAGCCGTTGTGCTGGCGATAGTGCTGCCCCTCGCGTCGAGCAACCCCGACGGGCTGGAGGCAACGATGGAAAAGGTCGGCCTTGAGGAGAATCCGATCTACCACGCTCCCCTCGATTACGGCGAAACCTGGGGTCAGAGCGTGGTCATGGGGCTGCTCGGGATCACACTGGCCTTCGGAGTCGGCTACGGTCTGGCAAAGCTCGCCAAGGGTGCCTGA
- a CDS encoding permease, which translates to MSVTTVFINALAVVCLVFALIKDRAKTKQALKMAFRSFFRIMPTMLAIIVIIGLLSGFVPESRISSIIGENAGFRGVLTVAFLGAILHIPSLISFPLAASLLEKGASITSVAVFITTLTMIGMVTLPLEIRILGKKLALLRNGLSFIIAIIIGLIMGAIL; encoded by the coding sequence ATGAGTGTGACCACTGTATTTATAAATGCTTTAGCTGTTGTATGTCTGGTTTTTGCTTTAATAAAAGACCGCGCAAAAACAAAACAGGCATTAAAGATGGCCTTTAGGTCGTTCTTCAGAATCATGCCCACGATGCTCGCCATAATAGTCATCATAGGCCTGCTCTCCGGTTTCGTGCCGGAAAGTCGAATTTCCAGCATCATCGGTGAAAACGCCGGATTCAGGGGAGTGCTCACTGTTGCATTTTTGGGAGCGATACTGCATATCCCCTCGCTGATATCTTTCCCGCTGGCGGCATCTCTCCTTGAAAAGGGGGCTTCGATTACCTCAGTTGCTGTCTTTATAACTACCCTGACAATGATTGGAATGGTTACTTTGCCTCTTGAAATAAGGATATTGGGGAAAAAGCTGGCGTTGCTTAGGAATGGGTTGAGCTTTATCATTGCAATCATCATTGGACTCATTATGGGGGCGATATTATGA